One stretch of Thiomicrorhabdus sp. DNA includes these proteins:
- a CDS encoding SCO family protein codes for MKLRTIISIVLALSIGAAIIFWPGPQNNTHRMPLVTSEKPQGGDFALQAADGAHKLSDYRGKLVLIYFGYTFCPDICPTNLGNLSVAYHQLSDEQKRKLQILFVSVDPQRDTPERLQQYADYFESNILGLTGDPQTIAEIARRYGVVYAKVEDERNPENYAVDHSAFTYVVDAQGALKTQLPHATTPQQFIHAIEHYQKDIP; via the coding sequence ATGAAACTACGGACAATTATTTCAATTGTGCTGGCTCTGTCCATCGGCGCCGCCATTATTTTCTGGCCCGGCCCGCAGAACAACACACACCGGATGCCGCTGGTCACCTCAGAGAAACCTCAAGGCGGTGATTTCGCTCTGCAGGCCGCAGACGGTGCGCACAAACTGAGCGATTATCGAGGCAAGCTGGTACTGATCTATTTCGGTTATACCTTCTGTCCTGACATCTGCCCGACCAACCTCGGAAATCTGTCGGTCGCCTATCATCAGTTAAGCGACGAGCAAAAACGTAAACTGCAAATTCTGTTTGTTTCCGTTGATCCGCAAAGGGACACCCCGGAAAGACTGCAGCAATATGCAGACTATTTCGAATCAAACATCCTCGGCCTGACCGGAGATCCGCAAACGATTGCTGAAATCGCCCGGCGCTATGGCGTGGTATATGCCAAAGTTGAAGATGAACGAAACCCGGAAAACTATGCCGTCGACCATTCGGCATTCACCTACGTCGTCGATGCGCAGGGAGCCCTGAAAACTCAGCTACCGCACGCCACCACGCCGCAGCAATTCATTCATGCCATTGAACACTATCAGAAGGACATACCATGA
- a CDS encoding copper chaperone PCu(A)C — MIPSHFLQKSIAAVAFSAGIALFSFPAFASQADEIQVSQAFAREIPPGAPASASFMTLKNLSAQDIKLVNAHSKAAQTVELHTHTNDGGVMRMRQIPFIQIPAHGETILQPGGLHIMLIQPVEPLKSGNQVLVELEFSDGSRKPVSMPIKSVKRMMKCGAQMKCGGQMKCGGGH, encoded by the coding sequence ATGATCCCATCTCATTTCTTGCAAAAATCCATCGCTGCTGTGGCATTCTCGGCCGGAATAGCTCTGTTTTCCTTCCCGGCTTTCGCCAGCCAGGCCGACGAAATTCAGGTCAGCCAGGCGTTTGCACGTGAAATTCCCCCGGGAGCCCCCGCCAGCGCCAGTTTTATGACCCTTAAGAATCTCAGCGCTCAGGACATCAAGCTGGTCAATGCCCATTCGAAAGCGGCACAGACGGTAGAACTGCATACCCACACCAATGACGGCGGTGTCATGCGCATGCGGCAAATTCCATTTATTCAGATTCCTGCTCACGGCGAAACCATCTTACAACCCGGTGGATTGCATATCATGCTGATTCAACCAGTCGAGCCGCTGAAATCCGGTAACCAGGTTCTGGTTGAACTGGAGTTTTCCGATGGAAGCCGTAAACCCGTCAGCATGCCGATCAAATCGGTTAAACGGATGATGAAATGCGGTGCGCAAATGAAATGTGGCGGACAGATGAAATGTGGTGGCGGACATTGA
- a CDS encoding TonB-dependent receptor, whose product MFKLKPLPIALISALSLPVLAEETQIQPVEVQGKLEQANSETLTAEQLLNTANSETGSALRQMQGVDASRMGGHGVDLNIRGQNASQLNVLLDGAKIEGGCPNRMDPPTAYTELGSYDRITVIRGVQSVTHGSGGTGGTVLFERSAPTFQDGKSYQGEINLGTSSNGLRKDLNAEVAAGGDQGYILLQGSRKSAESYTDGNGDRVNTSYESQQGHIDLGWTPDDHQELKLSYERSLVEDALFQGAKMDAPLSDGDTTRLQYRNSKLGKHVQELDFDIYYSDVEHVMNNFELRTLPATGTPMETRTNVQTRGAKLQLSSQIGHTRLDYGLQVENVDKSATLYNMSSGAAAFYMWPQVESVTKSAFVESTSFFKDRQKVIMGLRYDNFEANALRTTVGGAGGTTAQNLYASYGNYSGETRNQSDNLNGLIRYEREYAGNLKAFAGLSRTYRHPDATELFIAKGGSGAWIGNPNLKSEEHNQLDFGLSQHNGSHRWSVSAYYDRADNYILRDLAKNQSANSKTDNTSVYVNVDAEIYGLEASTEWTPNRTWSFGAQATLTKGRNLSDGRNLSNIAPINGNLYAEMHGGNWKAGSRFNFSTEQDTVNSEYGELETAAWSTVDLYGNYRLNKQTTFSGGIDNLLDHAYENYLNRVDVTSGNTYKVYEPGRTLWARLNVTF is encoded by the coding sequence ATGTTTAAGCTTAAGCCCTTGCCGATCGCGCTTATTTCAGCCCTGAGTCTGCCGGTTCTGGCAGAAGAAACGCAAATCCAACCCGTCGAAGTTCAAGGAAAACTCGAACAAGCCAACAGTGAAACACTCACTGCCGAACAACTCCTGAATACGGCCAATTCCGAAACCGGAAGCGCTCTGCGCCAGATGCAGGGGGTAGATGCCTCCAGAATGGGCGGCCACGGTGTCGATCTGAACATCCGCGGCCAGAATGCCTCCCAACTCAACGTGCTTTTAGACGGTGCCAAAATTGAAGGCGGATGCCCCAATCGCATGGACCCACCCACCGCCTACACCGAACTCGGAAGCTATGATCGCATTACCGTCATTCGCGGTGTCCAAAGCGTCACTCATGGAAGTGGCGGAACCGGCGGAACCGTTCTCTTCGAACGGAGCGCACCGACGTTCCAAGATGGAAAATCCTATCAAGGCGAAATCAATCTTGGCACCAGTTCAAACGGACTCCGTAAAGACTTGAACGCCGAGGTTGCCGCCGGCGGCGATCAGGGTTACATCCTGTTGCAAGGATCGAGAAAATCCGCCGAAAGCTATACCGACGGAAATGGAGATCGCGTGAATACCAGTTACGAAAGCCAGCAGGGTCATATCGATCTCGGCTGGACCCCGGACGACCACCAGGAATTGAAGCTTTCATACGAACGCAGTCTGGTTGAAGATGCACTTTTCCAAGGCGCGAAAATGGATGCACCTCTGTCCGACGGCGATACCACTCGCCTTCAATACCGTAACAGCAAACTGGGGAAACACGTACAGGAACTCGACTTCGACATTTACTATTCGGATGTCGAGCATGTGATGAACAACTTTGAGCTGCGCACCTTGCCGGCCACCGGAACACCGATGGAAACCCGGACAAATGTACAGACACGCGGCGCAAAACTGCAACTGAGCAGCCAGATTGGCCACACCCGACTGGACTATGGTTTACAGGTCGAAAATGTCGACAAATCAGCTACTCTGTACAACATGAGCAGTGGCGCTGCGGCTTTTTACATGTGGCCACAGGTCGAGAGTGTAACCAAAAGCGCCTTTGTTGAATCCACCTCTTTTTTCAAAGACCGCCAAAAAGTGATTATGGGACTGCGCTACGACAATTTTGAAGCCAATGCCCTCCGTACAACGGTTGGCGGTGCCGGCGGAACCACCGCGCAAAATCTCTACGCCAGTTATGGAAACTATTCCGGCGAAACCCGCAATCAAAGTGATAATCTGAACGGTTTGATCCGCTACGAGCGTGAATACGCAGGTAATTTAAAGGCTTTTGCCGGTTTGAGCCGGACTTACCGCCACCCGGATGCCACTGAACTGTTTATTGCCAAAGGCGGCAGTGGAGCCTGGATCGGTAATCCGAATCTGAAATCCGAAGAACACAATCAATTGGATTTCGGCTTAAGCCAGCATAACGGTAGTCATCGCTGGTCCGTCAGTGCTTACTACGATCGCGCCGATAACTATATCCTTCGTGATCTGGCAAAAAACCAAAGTGCCAACAGCAAAACCGACAACACCTCGGTTTATGTTAATGTAGACGCGGAAATTTACGGCCTCGAAGCCAGCACCGAATGGACGCCAAACCGAACCTGGAGCTTCGGCGCTCAAGCCACTCTGACCAAAGGCCGCAACCTTTCCGACGGACGTAATTTGTCGAATATCGCACCGATCAACGGAAATCTCTATGCGGAAATGCATGGTGGAAACTGGAAGGCGGGAAGCCGTTTCAATTTCTCAACCGAGCAGGATACGGTCAACTCGGAATACGGAGAACTGGAAACTGCAGCCTGGAGTACCGTCGATCTGTATGGAAACTACCGTCTGAACAAGCAGACAACCTTTTCCGGCGGAATCGACAATCTGTTGGATCATGCCTACGAGAACTATCTGAACCGTGTTGACGTAACCTCTGGAAACACCTATAAGGTTTACGAACCGGGCCGTACTCTATGGGCCAGATTGAATGTGACATTCTAA
- the rpiA gene encoding ribose-5-phosphate isomerase RpiA, which yields MTQDELKQKVAQAAIEYVVPDTIIGVGTGSTANFFIDELAKIKGTIKGTVASSEATAERLKSHGIPVFDLNSVAELSVYIDGADEADPGLHLVKGGGGALTREKIVLAVAEKFVCIADDSKKVDVLGKFPLPVEVIPMARSYVAREIVKRFGGEPVLRDGFTTDNGNVILDIHGLQIVDPVAMETELNSIVGVVTNGLFAARNADIFLCGTANGVETITA from the coding sequence ATGACACAAGACGAACTAAAACAAAAAGTTGCGCAGGCTGCAATTGAATATGTTGTACCGGACACAATCATTGGTGTCGGAACCGGTTCAACCGCTAACTTTTTCATTGATGAACTGGCCAAAATCAAAGGCACAATCAAAGGCACGGTTGCCAGTTCCGAAGCGACGGCAGAACGTTTGAAATCTCACGGCATCCCGGTTTTTGACCTAAACAGCGTCGCAGAACTTTCCGTTTATATCGACGGAGCCGATGAAGCCGATCCAGGCCTTCACCTTGTCAAAGGCGGTGGCGGCGCTCTGACACGCGAAAAAATCGTTCTTGCCGTTGCCGAAAAATTCGTTTGCATCGCCGATGACAGCAAAAAAGTTGACGTGCTGGGCAAATTCCCGCTTCCTGTGGAAGTCATTCCGATGGCGCGCAGCTACGTAGCACGCGAAATCGTTAAACGTTTCGGCGGTGAGCCGGTTCTGCGCGATGGTTTCACAACCGATAACGGTAACGTGATTCTGGATATCCACGGCCTGCAGATCGTTGATCCGGTTGCGATGGAAACCGAACTGAACAGCATTGTCGGCGTGGTCACCAACGGCCTGTTCGCCGCCCGCAACGCGGATATCTTTCTGTGCGGAACTGCCAATGGCGTAGAAACCATTACCGCTTAA
- the ilvA gene encoding threonine ammonia-lyase, biosynthetic, giving the protein MPEEILRRVLTVPVYDVAQETPLEKAPLLSKRLNNQVWLKREDLQPVFSFKLRGAYNRMIRLSEEQKRAGVIASSAGNHAQGVALSAAKMGVEATIVMPTTTPPIKVNAVKRLGGKVVLYGDSYDEASGYAKKLVEQRGLTFIHPYDDLDVIAGQGTVALEMLRQQSRPMDVVFIPVGGGGLIAGIASVIKQVSPQTRIVGVEPDDAACLTEALKAGERVVLPQVGLFADGVAVAQVGEIPFRIAQQCVDHMVTVSTDEICAAVKDIFEDTRAIAEPAGAVALAGMKKYTEEFAVSGQSLAAIVSGANMNFDRLRHISERTEIGEKREAVFAVTIDEVPGSFKAFCELIGTRAITEFNYRYSDASKAVVFVGLRTDGGTSERQQILCELNEQGLPVEDMSDNEMAKLHLRYMVGGHASGICNELLYRFEFPERPGALLKFLTHMSEEWNISLFHYRNHGAAFGRVLVGVQVPPEQHGDFETYLQSLGYPYVNEQDNPGYRLFLRPTE; this is encoded by the coding sequence ATGCCCGAAGAGATTTTACGAAGAGTCCTGACCGTACCAGTGTACGATGTGGCTCAGGAAACCCCGTTGGAGAAAGCGCCTTTGCTTTCGAAACGTCTGAACAATCAAGTGTGGTTAAAACGCGAAGATTTGCAGCCGGTTTTTTCTTTTAAACTGCGCGGCGCCTACAACCGCATGATTCGTTTGAGCGAGGAGCAGAAGCGTGCCGGTGTAATTGCTTCTTCAGCGGGAAATCATGCGCAAGGGGTAGCCTTATCGGCCGCAAAAATGGGGGTTGAAGCGACGATTGTCATGCCGACGACGACCCCGCCGATCAAAGTCAATGCCGTCAAGCGTTTAGGTGGCAAAGTGGTCTTGTACGGTGATTCCTATGACGAAGCGTCGGGTTACGCTAAAAAACTGGTCGAGCAGCGAGGATTGACTTTTATTCATCCTTATGACGATCTCGATGTGATTGCCGGGCAGGGAACGGTGGCGCTTGAGATGCTGCGTCAGCAAAGCCGGCCAATGGATGTGGTTTTCATTCCCGTCGGCGGCGGTGGCTTGATTGCCGGGATTGCTTCGGTGATCAAGCAGGTTTCTCCGCAGACCAGAATTGTTGGTGTCGAACCGGACGATGCCGCTTGTCTGACCGAGGCTTTGAAGGCCGGAGAAAGAGTGGTTCTACCTCAGGTAGGTCTTTTTGCCGACGGAGTCGCTGTGGCACAGGTCGGAGAAATTCCGTTCCGGATTGCACAGCAGTGCGTGGACCATATGGTCACGGTTTCTACCGATGAAATCTGTGCGGCCGTGAAAGATATTTTTGAAGATACCCGGGCGATTGCCGAGCCTGCCGGTGCGGTCGCCTTGGCAGGTATGAAAAAATATACCGAAGAGTTTGCTGTCAGCGGACAAAGCTTGGCTGCCATTGTCAGCGGTGCCAATATGAACTTCGATCGTTTGCGCCACATTTCCGAGCGCACGGAAATCGGTGAAAAGCGCGAGGCGGTTTTTGCCGTTACCATTGATGAAGTTCCAGGTAGTTTCAAGGCGTTTTGCGAGTTGATCGGCACCCGTGCGATTACCGAGTTCAATTATCGGTATTCGGATGCCAGCAAAGCGGTGGTGTTTGTTGGTTTGCGTACCGATGGCGGAACGTCTGAAAGACAGCAGATTCTGTGCGAACTGAACGAGCAGGGTTTGCCTGTTGAAGATATGAGCGATAACGAGATGGCGAAGCTTCATCTGCGTTATATGGTTGGTGGGCATGCCAGCGGTATTTGCAACGAATTGCTGTATCGTTTCGAATTTCCGGAGAGGCCTGGTGCTTTGTTGAAGTTTTTGACGCACATGAGTGAGGAATGGAATATTTCTCTGTTCCATTACCGTAATCACGGAGCCGCTTTCGGACGGGTTCTAGTTGGAGTTCAGGTGCCGCCGGAGCAGCATGGGGATTTTGAAACCTATTTGCAATCGCTGGGTTATCCGTATGTGAATGAACAGGATAATCCCGGTTATCGATTGTTTCTGCGGCCGACAGAATAA
- a CDS encoding TlpA disulfide reductase family protein: MQNIGSKIFTIFIIGLLGTLLYLTVFSDGLGQAPSVSVKTSQGETIQLDKPMKPVLVNFWATSCPGCIKEMPEMAEMKQALGDRFELVAISMQYDPKEQVEKFIANNPYPFTFVMDSDGKLAKAFGDVLLTPTSFLIAPNGRIVYQIVGELQFEEVSERIKRMSPQL; the protein is encoded by the coding sequence ATGCAGAATATCGGCAGCAAAATTTTCACCATTTTCATTATCGGACTTCTCGGAACGCTACTTTATCTGACGGTTTTCTCAGACGGCCTGGGGCAAGCACCAAGTGTCAGTGTCAAAACCAGCCAGGGTGAAACCATCCAGCTTGACAAACCGATGAAACCGGTTCTGGTCAACTTCTGGGCGACTTCATGCCCGGGCTGTATTAAAGAGATGCCGGAAATGGCGGAAATGAAGCAAGCATTGGGCGACCGTTTCGAACTGGTTGCTATCTCGATGCAGTACGACCCTAAAGAGCAGGTCGAGAAATTTATTGCCAACAATCCTTATCCGTTTACCTTTGTGATGGACAGCGACGGTAAACTGGCCAAGGCATTCGGCGACGTCCTGCTGACCCCGACCAGCTTTCTGATCGCTCCGAACGGCCGTATCGTCTACCAGATCGTCGGCGAGCTGCAATTCGAAGAAGTCAGCGAACGCATTAAACGAATGAGTCCACAGCTGTAA